The following proteins come from a genomic window of Daphnia carinata strain CSIRO-1 chromosome 6, CSIRO_AGI_Dcar_HiC_V3, whole genome shotgun sequence:
- the LOC130703300 gene encoding poly [ADP-ribose] polymerase tankyrase-2-like, with product MEKVHELITIEDTKSEDSQPDCRAKESPKSTDVNKQLVQYMGWNGIEAEKNDFYGNKEEVNNSSESSDDENEGLTAYCGMEPDMEIEHSVDFILGYDSDTYLQSRNYNGETPLMLAISHKNQECASLIWTPTNINIATPDGRTVLHYLAMYGLEDLATQICAKRIININQQDDSGETALHVASGFNRIDMIEILLLHGADAGTKDSHGHAAGTETCSTRAQTIFQKWETKT from the exons atggaaaaagtacaCGAACTGATCACCATCGAGGACACCAAAAGTGAGGATAGCCAACCGGACTgcagagcaaaagaaagtCCGAAAAGTACGGATGTAAACAAGCAATTAGTACAATACATGGGATGGAATGGAATAGAAGCGGAAAAGAACGACTTTTACGGAAATAAAGAGGAAGTGAATAACagcagtgaatcaagtgatgATGAAAACGAGGGATTAACGGCGTATTGTGGAATGGAACCCGACATGGAAATTGAACACagtgttgattttatattggGGTATGACAGTGACACCTACCTTCAAT ctcgcaacTACAACGGAGAAACTCCCTTAATGTTGGCAATCTCACACAAAAACCAAGAATGTGCATCGTTAATATGGACACcaactaacatcaacattgCAACACCTGACGGCAGAACCGTTCTGCATTATTTAGCCATGTATGGCCTAGAAGACCTGGCCACCCAAATTTGCGCAAAGAGAATAATCAAtatcaaccaacaagacgaTTCAGGCGAAACCGCCTTACACGTAGCAAGCGGATTCAACCGAATCGACATGATCGAGATTTTACTGCTACACGGAGCAGACGCAGGGACAAAAGACTCCCATGGACACGCGGCTGGAACAGAAACATGCAGCACAAGAGCGCAAAccatattccaaaaatgggaaactaaAACATAA